A region from the Clavibacter sp. A6099 genome encodes:
- a CDS encoding M15 family metallopeptidase, whose product MARNGYAEDFDLVEVIDGHLLVREAAYQMRAILAAFWREIGERPKLSEAFRSIATQQHYWNTMPAGTAARPGTSNHGLGVAVDVASGVASYDNPRHGIFDNIARLYGFNNVQGAATKSATNPRGEAWHYVYVGNPQIRATGNEWEHRANPGPAVADFLKYQTWQREQADRMDARLINVENVVVDVVNKAGEATKKLGWMGDQADRTERKYDELEKKLGIVSAEVRAPAYKAPAQG is encoded by the coding sequence ATGGCCCGCAACGGATATGCCGAGGACTTCGACCTCGTCGAGGTCATCGACGGGCACCTCCTCGTCCGCGAGGCCGCATACCAGATGCGCGCGATCCTCGCCGCGTTCTGGCGCGAGATCGGCGAACGTCCGAAGCTCTCGGAGGCGTTCCGCTCGATCGCGACGCAGCAGCACTACTGGAACACCATGCCGGCCGGAACCGCGGCCAGGCCGGGGACGTCGAACCACGGGCTCGGAGTCGCGGTCGACGTCGCGTCCGGCGTCGCCTCGTACGACAACCCCCGGCACGGGATCTTCGACAACATCGCGCGGCTATACGGCTTCAACAACGTCCAGGGCGCTGCGACGAAGTCGGCGACCAACCCGCGCGGCGAGGCGTGGCACTACGTCTACGTCGGCAACCCCCAGATCCGGGCGACCGGTAACGAGTGGGAGCACCGCGCGAACCCCGGACCCGCCGTCGCGGACTTCCTCAAGTACCAGACGTGGCAGCGCGAGCAGGCCGATCGGATGGACGCTCGTCTGATCAACGTCGAGAACGTCGTCGTCGACGTGGTCAACAAGGCGGGCGAGGCGACGAAGAAGCTGGGCTGGATGGGCGACCAGGCCGACCGGACCGAGCGGAAGTACGACGAGCTCGAGAAGAAGCTGGGCATCGTGTCGGCCGAGGTGCGCGCTCCCGCCTACAAGGCGCCCGCGCAGGGCTGA
- a CDS encoding M23 family metallopeptidase, giving the protein MRHPVDSWSSRTIGAFKSWRTGNPFGHRGFDYYVGRGTPVHASGPGLVVGIGSNMDRQIGFGHNITIRHDNGWTTLCAHLDRAPSVSVGARVAEGQQIGVAGDTGNAWAVGVHVHHQLWVGTATVDANLRDPLAHYSATTASGGDTHPIDTDGNDMADITEAQMNRIAQKSAETVWNILLVNAASGTPTKAGDLLRYNEVSDAARRDELLRELPDRILDTPIVRAGEVDETGAPKLTPWRDWVGYTQKFVDFLKGDGDRPDLDGAELGAAVAARLAPIVASSVGELSDDEVARLATAFTDEQARRPRA; this is encoded by the coding sequence ATGCGGCATCCGGTCGATTCCTGGAGCAGCAGGACTATCGGCGCATTCAAGTCGTGGCGGACGGGCAACCCCTTCGGCCACCGCGGATTCGACTACTACGTCGGTCGTGGGACCCCGGTGCACGCCTCCGGTCCCGGCCTCGTGGTGGGCATCGGTTCGAACATGGATCGCCAGATCGGCTTCGGCCACAACATCACCATCCGCCATGACAACGGGTGGACCACCCTGTGCGCCCACCTCGACCGCGCGCCGTCCGTGAGCGTGGGGGCTCGCGTCGCCGAAGGGCAGCAGATCGGCGTCGCAGGCGACACGGGCAACGCCTGGGCCGTCGGCGTCCACGTGCACCACCAGCTCTGGGTCGGCACCGCGACCGTCGACGCGAACCTCCGCGATCCGCTCGCGCACTACTCCGCGACCACCGCCTCAGGTGGCGACACGCACCCCATCGACACGGACGGGAACGACATGGCCGACATCACAGAAGCCCAGATGAACCGCATCGCGCAGAAGTCCGCAGAGACGGTGTGGAACATCCTGCTCGTGAACGCCGCATCCGGGACGCCGACTAAAGCCGGCGACCTCCTCCGCTACAACGAGGTGTCGGACGCCGCCCGACGAGACGAGCTGCTCCGTGAGCTGCCCGACCGGATCCTCGACACGCCGATCGTGCGTGCCGGGGAGGTCGACGAGACCGGGGCTCCGAAGCTCACCCCGTGGCGCGACTGGGTCGGCTACACGCAGAAGTTCGTCGACTTCCTCAAGGGGGACGGCGATCGTCCCGACCTCGATGGGGCGGAGCTCGGAGCGGCTGTCGCCGCGCGTCTCGCCCCGATCGTGGCGTCCTCCGTCGGCGAGCTCTCCGACGACGAGGTCGCTCGGCTCGCCACGGCGTTCACCGACGAGCAGGCGCGCCGGCCGAGGGCCTGA
- a CDS encoding replicative DNA helicase, giving the protein MSGRDADPTALAEQDGTDHAERATLGATLLASTALHDVLDEEVAPDDFLRPAHALIFAAVLSVVERSEPVDPITVSDELARVGDLAKAGGAGYLHALTSDVVTASNASYYAAMVRDRGMRRRLTEAGVRIAQLGRAVHGSTADAIDAARAALERATAPERADVHPVGSTVDGVIASLGRKPDYHPTPWRTLDRLIGGFNPGSLYVIGARPGEGKTIMGLQCAARLAHEGLVAFISLEMGESELQLRLIAQYGEVHMRALRNRDLDDEQWARVRLARERYEKAPIYIYDEGSTLADIRAFIRAVGQRGRLSGVVIDYLQIMSGSGLENRQAEVAEFSRTLKQLARQLSVPIIALSQLSRPPQQRDGKQPVLTDLRESGAIEQDADVVLLLNHDRERRPDELRVTVAKNRHGETGSISLVWQGQYARLQERAWDPFGPARGAT; this is encoded by the coding sequence GTGAGCGGCCGAGACGCCGACCCCACGGCTCTGGCCGAGCAGGACGGCACCGACCACGCGGAGCGCGCCACGCTCGGCGCGACGCTCCTCGCCTCGACGGCGCTGCACGACGTGCTCGACGAGGAAGTTGCCCCCGACGACTTCCTGCGCCCCGCGCACGCTCTGATCTTCGCGGCGGTCCTGTCCGTCGTGGAGCGCAGCGAGCCCGTGGACCCCATCACCGTGAGCGACGAGCTCGCGCGGGTCGGGGACCTGGCGAAGGCCGGCGGGGCCGGCTACCTGCACGCGCTCACCAGCGATGTCGTCACCGCGAGCAACGCGTCGTACTACGCGGCGATGGTCCGCGACCGGGGGATGCGACGGCGGCTGACGGAGGCGGGGGTGAGGATCGCGCAGCTCGGCCGTGCCGTGCACGGATCCACGGCTGACGCCATCGACGCCGCCCGCGCGGCGCTCGAGCGAGCCACCGCGCCGGAGCGCGCCGACGTCCACCCCGTCGGCTCCACCGTCGACGGCGTGATCGCCTCGCTCGGACGGAAGCCGGATTACCACCCCACGCCCTGGCGGACCCTCGACCGTCTCATCGGCGGGTTCAACCCCGGTTCCCTGTACGTCATCGGCGCCCGCCCCGGCGAGGGCAAGACGATCATGGGGCTGCAGTGCGCGGCGCGGCTCGCTCATGAGGGGCTGGTGGCGTTCATCAGCCTGGAGATGGGCGAGTCGGAGCTGCAGCTGCGTCTCATCGCGCAGTACGGCGAGGTGCACATGCGGGCGCTGAGGAACCGGGATCTGGACGACGAGCAGTGGGCGCGGGTGAGGCTCGCCCGGGAGCGGTACGAGAAGGCGCCCATCTACATCTACGACGAGGGGTCGACCCTCGCGGACATCCGCGCGTTCATCCGGGCAGTGGGCCAGAGGGGGAGGCTCTCCGGGGTCGTCATCGACTACCTGCAGATCATGTCCGGCTCAGGTCTCGAGAACCGGCAGGCGGAGGTCGCGGAGTTCTCGCGGACGTTGAAGCAGCTCGCCCGGCAGCTCAGCGTGCCGATCATCGCGCTGTCGCAGCTCTCCCGGCCGCCGCAGCAGCGGGACGGCAAGCAGCCGGTACTCACCGACCTCCGCGAGTCGGGGGCGATCGAGCAGGACGCGGATGTGGTGCTGCTCCTGAACCACGACCGGGAGCGGAGGCCGGACGAGCTCCGCGTGACGGTGGCCAAGAACCGTCACGGCGAGACGGGCTCGATCTCGCTGGTCTGGCAAGGCCAGTACGCCCGGTTGCAGGAGCGGGCATGGGACCCGTTCGGGCCCGCGCGTGGGGCCACCTAG
- a CDS encoding helix-turn-helix domain-containing protein — MNGPLLTVAEASVIARRHPVTTRRALEAGDLHGFQRVVGGRWSIQPACLEAWIECRSCGHQSNVLHFRRSA, encoded by the coding sequence GTGAACGGCCCCCTCCTGACGGTCGCGGAAGCATCCGTCATCGCCCGCCGTCACCCCGTCACCACGCGTCGCGCCCTCGAAGCCGGTGATCTGCACGGCTTCCAGCGCGTGGTCGGCGGCCGATGGTCGATCCAGCCGGCGTGCCTGGAGGCGTGGATCGAGTGCCGCAGCTGCGGGCACCAGTCGAACGTGCTCCATTTCCGCAGGAGCGCCTGA
- a CDS encoding helix-turn-helix domain-containing protein, with product MTSKLRIKPGLLKRLRELRDLPSEEHQARLMGVDRTTLRRINAGAAPSSAFMASLCSAFDLGLGEAFEIIADEPLGGSAPPHRAVVAV from the coding sequence ATGACGAGCAAGCTCCGAATCAAGCCCGGCCTCCTCAAGCGCCTCCGCGAGCTCCGTGATCTCCCCAGCGAAGAGCACCAGGCGCGGCTCATGGGAGTCGACAGGACGACGCTCCGCCGCATCAATGCAGGCGCGGCTCCGTCCTCGGCCTTCATGGCGTCCTTGTGCAGCGCGTTCGATCTCGGGCTCGGCGAGGCGTTCGAGATCATCGCCGATGAACCGCTCGGCGGCAGCGCACCGCCGCATCGAGCGGTGGTAGCGGTGTGA
- a CDS encoding tyrosine-type recombinase/integrase, with protein sequence MAWTERRASGRYRGAFRLPNGKIRSAGTFDHKRAAMNAAAAAEAAAASLGWRDPRAARRTWGAWRAEWWPTRAVEPSTSRQDASRVRARLAPRWDEVALIDITRQDIRAWAADLAADGLSPASVQRCVHLLSASLSAAVDAEIIQANPALRLRLAAGQVSHERFLTSAEQAALLEQFSGVDRALVALLLGTGMRWGEAVGLQLKRIDTARGVVRVAEVWDDAHSTLKLYPKGRKIREVPLPGWAAEALEAHIAGRKTGHALVKGGVPIDYHNWRSRLWLPALRAAGLGPLRIHDLRHTYASTLVQAGVPLEEIGRLLGHVSPLTTRRYAHLAETPRNAVLAALPQPSRGADGEQDATAPGTNVIAFRARLTT encoded by the coding sequence ATGGCATGGACTGAGCGACGAGCTTCCGGCAGGTACAGGGGCGCCTTCCGGCTGCCGAACGGGAAGATCCGATCCGCGGGCACCTTCGACCACAAGCGAGCGGCCATGAACGCGGCAGCCGCCGCCGAGGCCGCCGCCGCATCGCTGGGGTGGAGGGATCCCCGTGCCGCACGACGCACGTGGGGCGCGTGGCGCGCCGAATGGTGGCCGACCAGGGCGGTGGAACCCTCGACGTCGAGACAGGACGCGTCGCGGGTCCGAGCCCGCCTCGCACCCAGGTGGGACGAGGTCGCGCTCATTGACATCACCCGGCAGGACATCCGCGCGTGGGCCGCCGATCTCGCGGCGGACGGGCTGTCGCCGGCATCCGTGCAGCGATGCGTCCACCTGCTCTCGGCGTCGCTGTCCGCCGCCGTGGACGCCGAGATCATCCAGGCGAACCCCGCCCTGCGCCTGCGCCTCGCCGCCGGGCAGGTGTCCCATGAACGCTTCCTGACCAGCGCCGAGCAGGCCGCGCTGCTGGAGCAGTTCAGCGGCGTCGACCGCGCACTGGTCGCCCTGCTCCTCGGAACCGGGATGCGGTGGGGCGAGGCGGTCGGGCTGCAGCTCAAGCGCATCGACACCGCCCGGGGAGTCGTGCGGGTCGCGGAGGTCTGGGACGACGCGCACTCGACACTCAAGCTGTATCCCAAAGGGCGGAAGATCCGAGAGGTTCCGCTGCCCGGCTGGGCCGCGGAAGCTCTCGAAGCGCACATCGCCGGCCGGAAGACGGGGCACGCGCTCGTGAAGGGCGGCGTCCCCATCGACTACCACAACTGGCGCAGCCGGCTGTGGCTGCCGGCCTTGCGAGCAGCCGGGCTCGGGCCACTGCGCATCCACGATCTCCGACACACCTACGCCTCGACGCTCGTCCAGGCAGGGGTCCCGCTCGAGGAGATAGGCCGACTGCTGGGGCACGTGTCCCCTCTCACGACGCGACGATACGCACACCTCGCGGAGACCCCGCGGAATGCCGTGCTGGCGGCACTGCCGCAGCCGTCGCGGGGAGCAGACGGGGAGCAGGACGCGACTGCACCGGGCACCAACGTGATCGCGTTCCGCGCCCGATTGACGACCTGA